A single window of Micrococcaceae bacterium Sec5.1 DNA harbors:
- a CDS encoding DUF1206 domain-containing protein: MKKAADAAEEASNSRGLEIVARAGYAVSGLLHLLIGVIAFQVAFGRGGEADVSGAVAQLAAQPVGPILLWACFGACAALALWQLGNATLGYRRKSDNKPSKRLSAVGQAIVFAGLAATILSFTMGKGKNSRESASDVTVTLMKAPFGIVLLVAIGAGIMITGVVFAVRGFMRTFEKDLALSYKEPARKFQSGVGVVGYVAKGIALLLVGLLVVIAAVRVQPEQSTGLDGSLRALREQPYGPYLLAAVAVGLIAYGLFLMVKAKTLRT; this comes from the coding sequence ATGAAGAAGGCCGCTGATGCGGCCGAGGAAGCCTCAAACTCACGTGGCCTGGAGATTGTTGCCAGGGCTGGTTATGCCGTCAGCGGACTTCTGCACTTACTCATCGGGGTTATTGCGTTTCAGGTCGCCTTTGGGCGAGGCGGTGAAGCCGACGTCAGTGGCGCTGTCGCCCAACTGGCCGCGCAACCGGTGGGTCCCATCCTGCTCTGGGCGTGCTTCGGCGCCTGCGCTGCCTTGGCCTTGTGGCAATTGGGCAACGCAACCCTCGGCTACCGCAGGAAGTCGGACAACAAGCCTTCCAAGCGGCTTTCCGCAGTTGGCCAGGCGATAGTCTTTGCGGGACTGGCGGCCACTATCCTCTCGTTCACCATGGGCAAGGGAAAAAACAGTCGCGAGTCGGCCAGCGATGTGACTGTGACCCTCATGAAAGCTCCATTCGGGATAGTCCTGCTCGTCGCAATTGGCGCCGGGATCATGATCACCGGCGTCGTGTTCGCGGTGCGCGGCTTCATGAGGACTTTCGAGAAGGACCTGGCGCTGTCCTACAAGGAGCCGGCCCGAAAGTTCCAGTCGGGTGTTGGCGTTGTGGGCTACGTCGCCAAAGGCATAGCCCTGTTGCTCGTTGGCCTGCTGGTGGTCATTGCCGCAGTGCGCGTTCAGCCCGAGCAATCCACAGGACTTGATGGAAGCCTGCGGGCGTTAAGGGAGCAACCGTATGGCCCGTACCTCTTGGCAGCCGTTGCCGTTGGCCTGATCGCCTACGGGCTGTTCCTCATGGTGAAGGCCAAAACGCTCCGGACCTAG
- a CDS encoding isoprenylcysteine carboxylmethyltransferase family protein — MSQSTRAWIGTIVFLFLAPGIVAGLIPWLISGWRLYDWDGVAWLVVPVAWIAITLGVAFLLYAFALFALHRGTPAPVAPTQTLVLTGVYRFVRNPMYLAVLATILGQALLFGSWWLVVYAGVLLIAVVTFVKGYEEPTLTETYGEQYLEYRRNVPGWWPRLTPWRG; from the coding sequence ATGAGTCAGTCAACGCGCGCCTGGATTGGGACCATCGTCTTCCTTTTCCTCGCGCCCGGCATCGTGGCAGGTCTCATCCCGTGGCTCATCTCTGGATGGCGGCTTTACGACTGGGACGGCGTGGCGTGGCTGGTGGTGCCCGTCGCCTGGATCGCGATCACCCTAGGTGTGGCTTTCCTGCTCTACGCCTTCGCGCTGTTCGCCCTTCACCGGGGAACACCCGCGCCGGTTGCGCCGACCCAGACGCTGGTGCTGACCGGGGTTTATCGATTCGTGCGCAATCCCATGTACCTCGCGGTGCTCGCGACTATCCTCGGACAAGCCCTGCTCTTCGGCAGTTGGTGGCTGGTGGTCTACGCCGGGGTGCTTCTCATCGCCGTCGTCACTTTCGTGAAGGGTTACGAGGAACCCACCCTCACTGAGACGTACGGCGAGCAGTACCTCGAGTACCGGCGCAACGTTCCGGGATGGTGGCCGCGGCTGACGCCTTGGCGCGGATAA
- a CDS encoding cyclophilin-like fold protein has protein sequence MRKQTLVVITALTLALTGCTTASGSPATTNTATTPQETARTEETQTMTAKETPEDTPISIQIDGRTVNGSLSGNATARSLIDQFPLTLSFTDFGGQEKHAELPAPLSLDGVPAGDDADPLTIGYYTPGQTLVLYYEPVGHFTGIVRIGNFEDLAAIRDRNGRFEATLSLRD, from the coding sequence ATGAGGAAGCAAACTCTGGTCGTGATCACGGCGCTGACCCTCGCCCTTACCGGGTGCACGACGGCTTCGGGCAGTCCAGCCACGACAAACACAGCGACGACGCCGCAGGAAACTGCCCGCACGGAGGAAACCCAAACGATGACAGCCAAAGAGACCCCCGAAGACACTCCAATCAGCATCCAGATCGACGGACGGACCGTGAACGGAAGTCTGTCGGGGAACGCGACCGCCCGCTCACTGATTGACCAGTTTCCCCTGACGCTGTCCTTCACTGACTTTGGCGGTCAGGAGAAGCATGCTGAACTACCGGCGCCCTTGTCCCTCGACGGCGTTCCGGCCGGCGATGACGCTGATCCGCTGACGATCGGGTACTACACGCCGGGCCAGACACTGGTCCTTTACTACGAACCTGTGGGGCATTTCACCGGAATTGTGCGGATTGGAAACTTCGAGGACCTTGCGGCAATCCGTGATCGCAACGGACGTTTCGAAGCCACCCTGAGCCTGAGGGACTGA
- a CDS encoding isochorismatase family cysteine hydrolase, with protein sequence MIAVLVIDMQNAFFEEPALKRRQEEVVAACNSLTSAAREAGANVLLVGTQHERDKSTWSLNMLDDDQGFIFRGSEQASFVPGLVTAEFPQMVKTRDSAFVGTDLGMRLRNWGVETVILAGVSAHNCIAQTAADAFAHNIRVIYAAEAVATENPEAAEAVLRVLTREYRQKVLPLDEVLKLLKGP encoded by the coding sequence ATGATTGCTGTGCTGGTAATCGATATGCAGAACGCCTTTTTTGAGGAACCGGCCCTGAAGCGGCGTCAGGAAGAGGTTGTTGCTGCCTGCAACTCGTTGACCAGCGCAGCACGCGAGGCAGGGGCAAACGTCCTCTTGGTTGGCACCCAGCACGAGCGGGACAAATCCACATGGAGCCTGAACATGCTGGACGATGACCAAGGATTCATCTTCAGGGGAAGTGAGCAGGCCAGCTTCGTACCTGGCCTGGTGACCGCCGAATTCCCGCAGATGGTCAAAACCCGCGACAGCGCGTTCGTTGGTACGGACTTAGGGATGCGCCTCAGGAACTGGGGTGTGGAAACCGTCATTCTGGCTGGAGTTTCGGCCCACAACTGCATCGCGCAGACCGCTGCTGACGCTTTCGCCCATAACATCCGGGTGATTTACGCGGCTGAAGCCGTGGCAACAGAGAACCCGGAGGCCGCCGAAGCAGTCCTCCGGGTTCTTACCCGTGAATATCGTCAGAAGGTTTTGCCACTCGACGAGGTGCTGAAACTCTTAAAGGGCCCCTGA
- a CDS encoding GlsB/YeaQ/YmgE family stress response membrane protein — translation MGFFGFLLLGLLAGAIAKLILPGRQGGGWFVTLLLGVVGALLGGWIGGLIFGEGLTQFFAIRTWLLAIGGSIVVLLIYGLATGGRRAHHG, via the coding sequence ATGGGTTTCTTTGGTTTTCTTTTGCTCGGCCTTTTGGCTGGGGCTATCGCAAAGCTTATTCTTCCCGGACGCCAAGGAGGAGGCTGGTTCGTTACCTTGCTGCTGGGCGTCGTTGGCGCCCTGTTGGGCGGCTGGATCGGTGGCCTGATCTTCGGCGAGGGACTGACACAATTCTTCGCCATTCGGACGTGGCTACTGGCCATTGGCGGATCCATTGTCGTTCTGCTGATTTACGGCCTGGCCACAGGGGGACGTCGGGCCCACCATGGCTGA
- a CDS encoding MarR family transcriptional regulator translates to MTNQGQREALLEAVYASGRELSTAAIMFHTTLSELRGLSATEGKAIDILLRHGPMTAGEFGEHSGLAPASVTGLMQRLESKGVARRVKHGEDKRKVLIELVGDQVAAAAPYFTDFMAGMAALLEGYSDDELRIIADYSSKAARVQQEAAVRLSQ, encoded by the coding sequence ATGACGAATCAGGGGCAACGCGAAGCTCTGCTGGAAGCTGTTTATGCCTCGGGCAGGGAGCTGTCCACGGCCGCCATCATGTTCCACACCACACTGTCTGAACTGCGGGGCCTGTCGGCGACCGAGGGCAAGGCGATCGATATCCTGCTGCGCCACGGCCCAATGACGGCGGGTGAATTCGGTGAACACTCCGGGCTGGCCCCAGCATCGGTCACCGGACTCATGCAGCGACTCGAAAGCAAAGGCGTGGCCCGGCGGGTCAAGCACGGCGAGGACAAGCGGAAGGTCCTGATCGAGCTCGTCGGTGACCAGGTTGCCGCCGCTGCACCCTACTTCACCGATTTCATGGCCGGGATGGCCGCGCTGCTGGAAGGCTACAGCGACGACGAACTCCGGATTATCGCCGACTACTCAAGCAAGGCTGCCCGCGTCCAGCAGGAGGCGGCCGTTCGGCTGAGCCAGTGA
- a CDS encoding SDR family oxidoreductase → MTQADPSGQQANGDHRLTSAPKDPRSGYHSEEFPQQEQEQPGLTKPLNPQPDHGESSYVGHGRLQGKKALITGGDSGIGAAVAIAYAREGADVAISYLPEEEEDAKSTAEWIRECGAQALLLPGDARDEKFAAEIVERTVQELGGLNVVVLNAAYQKNREGLETIPTEEFDRVFKTNLYSLIWTAQAAIPHLRPGASIIVTASIQAFNPSAQLVDYAMTKAAQVAFTKAMAEELGPKGIRVNAVAPGPIWTPLIPATEWPDKLPTFGQDTPLGRAGQPAELAPAYVLLASDEGSYISGAVLPVTGGKGL, encoded by the coding sequence ATGACTCAAGCCGACCCAAGCGGACAGCAAGCAAACGGGGATCATCGCCTTACTTCGGCGCCCAAGGATCCCCGGAGCGGATATCACTCCGAGGAATTTCCCCAGCAGGAACAGGAACAGCCTGGCCTGACCAAGCCCTTGAACCCCCAGCCCGATCATGGTGAATCCAGCTATGTTGGGCACGGTCGCCTCCAGGGCAAGAAAGCCCTGATCACTGGGGGTGACTCAGGCATCGGCGCTGCTGTGGCCATCGCATATGCCCGCGAAGGTGCCGACGTCGCCATCAGCTACCTTCCGGAGGAAGAGGAAGACGCGAAGTCGACGGCGGAATGGATCCGTGAGTGCGGAGCGCAGGCTTTGTTATTGCCAGGAGACGCGCGCGACGAAAAGTTTGCGGCCGAGATTGTGGAGCGCACGGTACAGGAGCTTGGCGGGCTCAACGTCGTGGTCCTGAACGCTGCGTACCAAAAGAACCGTGAGGGCTTGGAAACCATCCCCACCGAGGAATTTGATCGGGTCTTCAAAACCAACCTGTACTCACTGATCTGGACTGCACAAGCTGCGATTCCCCATCTCCGCCCGGGAGCTTCGATCATCGTCACGGCGTCCATTCAGGCCTTTAATCCTTCCGCCCAGCTGGTGGACTATGCCATGACCAAGGCCGCCCAGGTAGCCTTCACCAAAGCCATGGCCGAGGAACTCGGTCCCAAAGGAATCCGCGTTAACGCCGTGGCCCCGGGACCGATTTGGACGCCGTTGATTCCCGCTACCGAGTGGCCGGACAAGCTTCCAACGTTTGGTCAGGACACGCCACTGGGTCGCGCCGGACAACCGGCTGAGCTGGCGCCGGCCTATGTGCTCCTCGCATCTGACGAAGGCTCCTATATTTCTGGAGCTGTGCTGCCGGTGACCGGCGGCAAGGGTCTCTGA
- a CDS encoding AraC family transcriptional regulator — protein sequence MQEWTRALELIEQDLTESVEVSMLARTALTSEYHFRRMFASLAGIPILEYIRRRRLTSATAEIIAGGTVLDVALRYGYGSPEAFTRAFKAMHGLTPSEARQPGAVLHSQPQLRFHLRIEGNTVMKHRIVNKEAFHLIGLKARVPLVHEGPNAAIIEFQRSMDPDATKRLMALADVEPSGPLSVTDKIDEERREGSELDYWHAVASTKPAPEGFERLDIPAGQWVVFETEGRFPDVLQRMWADAATEWFPANPYFWARGPELLSVRPDPDGTHGSGQLWIPIESSQGPFKSFSTSSSGKTF from the coding sequence GTGCAGGAATGGACCAGGGCGCTTGAGCTCATCGAGCAGGACCTTACCGAATCGGTGGAGGTCAGCATGTTAGCCCGAACGGCATTGACGTCTGAATATCACTTCAGGAGGATGTTTGCCTCCTTGGCTGGCATTCCGATTTTGGAGTACATTCGTCGACGCCGGCTTACGTCCGCCACCGCAGAGATCATCGCCGGCGGAACAGTATTGGATGTTGCCCTCCGCTACGGATATGGATCGCCCGAGGCATTCACACGTGCCTTTAAGGCCATGCATGGGCTGACTCCCTCAGAAGCACGGCAACCTGGCGCAGTCCTCCATTCCCAGCCTCAGTTAAGGTTCCACCTCCGCATTGAAGGGAATACTGTCATGAAGCACCGAATAGTCAACAAGGAGGCCTTTCATCTGATCGGCCTCAAAGCCCGGGTTCCGCTGGTCCACGAAGGTCCTAACGCTGCAATCATCGAATTTCAACGCAGCATGGACCCGGATGCGACAAAGCGTCTGATGGCGCTGGCCGACGTCGAGCCATCGGGGCCCCTGTCCGTAACGGACAAGATTGACGAAGAGCGCCGCGAAGGCAGTGAGCTGGACTATTGGCACGCGGTGGCTTCAACCAAACCCGCTCCGGAAGGTTTCGAGCGCTTGGACATCCCCGCTGGCCAATGGGTGGTGTTCGAAACGGAAGGAAGATTCCCGGATGTCCTGCAGCGCATGTGGGCGGACGCTGCTACTGAGTGGTTCCCGGCCAACCCTTACTTTTGGGCACGCGGCCCCGAACTGCTCAGTGTTAGGCCGGATCCGGATGGGACCCACGGGAGCGGGCAACTGTGGATTCCAATCGAGTCCAGTCAGGGGCCCTTTAAGAGTTTCAGCACCTCGTCGAGTGGCAAAACCTTCTGA
- a CDS encoding YdeI/OmpD-associated family protein — MPEKNELQLLRFANGSEWESWLAAHHQTSAAAWLVIGKKNAGAELLSIREALDGALCFGWIDGQRKGNDEATFLQRYSRRRTRSSWSQVNVGKAEALIKSGRMHAAGLAEIEAAKADGRWEAAYVSQANAEVPEDLAAALAGNPAADEAFERLGKTERYLIILQLLKARTPDSRAGAMARSLGKLTGKA; from the coding sequence GTGCCGGAAAAGAATGAGCTGCAGCTGCTGAGGTTTGCCAACGGTTCCGAATGGGAGTCGTGGCTCGCCGCGCACCACCAAACAAGCGCCGCAGCCTGGCTCGTGATCGGCAAGAAGAACGCCGGTGCCGAACTACTCAGCATCCGGGAGGCCCTGGACGGTGCCCTGTGTTTCGGCTGGATCGACGGACAGCGCAAAGGAAATGACGAAGCGACATTCCTGCAGCGCTACTCCCGACGCCGGACACGGAGCTCATGGTCACAGGTGAACGTTGGCAAGGCGGAGGCGTTGATCAAATCGGGGCGCATGCATGCCGCAGGGTTGGCTGAGATCGAAGCAGCGAAGGCCGATGGCCGTTGGGAAGCCGCCTATGTTTCGCAGGCCAACGCGGAGGTCCCGGAAGACCTTGCAGCGGCGTTGGCCGGTAACCCAGCGGCCGACGAGGCCTTCGAGCGCCTCGGGAAGACGGAGCGGTACCTCATCATCCTGCAGTTACTCAAGGCCCGCACTCCGGACTCCCGGGCCGGGGCGATGGCACGTTCCCTTGGAAAGCTCACGGGGAAGGCGTAA
- a CDS encoding alpha/beta hydrolase, producing MDIILVPGFWLDASSWAEVTPPLMAAGHTVHPLTLPGLESGDAPRTGIGLRTHIDAVVDKVDSLGGNVVLVGHSGGGAIIHGAVDARADRIDRAVYVDSGPLGEGGVINDELPEDGDEIPLPPWEGFEDADLIDLTDELKEAFRARAIPEPKGVAFDQQHLHDVRRYDVPATIIACQFPSSLLQEWMDAGHPFTAELARIRDVDYIDLPTGHWPQFTKPRELGEAILKAVERTK from the coding sequence ATGGACATCATCCTTGTACCTGGCTTCTGGTTGGACGCGTCATCGTGGGCGGAGGTCACGCCGCCGCTTATGGCGGCCGGACACACGGTTCACCCCCTCACGCTTCCCGGACTGGAGTCCGGTGATGCCCCTCGCACCGGGATTGGCCTTCGGACGCACATCGACGCCGTGGTGGACAAGGTGGACTCCCTTGGCGGCAATGTGGTGCTGGTGGGCCATTCAGGCGGCGGGGCCATCATCCATGGCGCGGTTGACGCCCGCGCGGACCGCATAGACCGGGCCGTCTATGTGGACAGCGGCCCGCTCGGCGAGGGCGGCGTGATCAATGACGAACTGCCCGAGGACGGCGACGAAATCCCGCTCCCACCTTGGGAAGGCTTTGAAGACGCGGACCTCATCGACCTGACCGATGAGCTCAAGGAAGCCTTCCGCGCACGGGCCATCCCGGAACCGAAGGGCGTTGCCTTCGATCAACAACACCTTCACGATGTCCGGCGCTACGATGTGCCGGCCACCATCATCGCCTGCCAGTTCCCGTCATCACTGCTTCAGGAATGGATGGACGCCGGGCACCCGTTCACGGCCGAACTCGCGCGGATTCGGGACGTGGACTACATCGACCTACCCACCGGTCACTGGCCACAGTTCACCAAGCCACGCGAACTTGGCGAAGCCATCCTGAAAGCCGTCGAGCGCACCAAGTAA
- a CDS encoding CsbD family protein has product MGLDDKIKNATEEATGKVKEKTGEATGDRDLQAEGAGDQASANVKQAGEHVKDAAKDAFGEK; this is encoded by the coding sequence ATGGGACTGGATGACAAGATCAAGAACGCCACGGAAGAAGCAACGGGCAAGGTCAAGGAAAAGACCGGCGAAGCCACTGGCGACAGGGACCTCCAGGCCGAGGGCGCGGGCGACCAAGCGTCGGCCAATGTGAAGCAGGCTGGCGAGCACGTCAAGGACGCCGCGAAGGACGCCTTCGGCGAGAAGTAG
- a CDS encoding fumarylacetoacetate hydrolase family protein produces the protein MLARTRKVIAVHINYPSRAAQRGRTPGQPSYFLKPPSSLALGSAEAPGIIERPAGCELLGYEGEIALVIGKSARRVGLEDAWSHVEWVTASNDLGVYDLRYADKGSNVRSKGGDGFTPVGPLLIPADAVDPTQLEIRTWHNGDLVQDDTTEDLLFPFTQLVADLSQLLTLEEGDIILTGTPAGASVAKPGDVVEIEVSGGGFSSGRLTTKVTEGTTPFADFGAKPKTDDTQREEAFGSREAAGLAPAASVLTPELKAKLESVATATLSSQLRKRGLNNVSIDGLQATRPDRKVVGLARTLRYVPNREDLFKTHGGGFNAQKRAIDSVNEGEILVMEARGEKGTGTVGDILALRAQVRGAAAIITDGGVRDYSAVADLEMPTYFANPHPAVLGRRHIPWDTDITIACGGATVQPGDIIVADSDGILVIPPAIAEELVDDCIQQEREEAFIFQMVKEGNSVDGLYPMNKEWQARFTDWQSRQGAQSD, from the coding sequence ATGCTGGCCCGTACGCGCAAAGTCATTGCCGTCCATATCAATTACCCTAGCCGTGCTGCCCAGCGCGGACGCACCCCTGGGCAGCCGTCGTACTTCTTGAAGCCGCCATCTTCCCTGGCGCTTGGTTCCGCGGAGGCTCCGGGCATCATTGAACGCCCTGCCGGCTGCGAACTTCTTGGTTATGAAGGCGAAATCGCCCTCGTCATTGGTAAGTCAGCCCGCCGCGTTGGCCTGGAGGACGCGTGGAGCCACGTCGAGTGGGTGACCGCTTCCAACGATCTGGGTGTCTACGATCTCCGCTACGCAGACAAGGGCTCCAACGTCCGGTCCAAGGGCGGCGATGGGTTCACGCCGGTAGGGCCCTTGCTCATTCCGGCCGACGCCGTTGATCCAACGCAGCTAGAGATCCGCACCTGGCACAACGGCGACCTCGTCCAGGACGACACCACCGAGGACCTGCTCTTCCCGTTCACACAACTCGTCGCGGACCTCTCCCAGTTGCTCACGCTCGAAGAGGGCGACATTATCCTCACCGGCACCCCTGCCGGCGCGTCGGTTGCCAAGCCCGGTGACGTCGTCGAAATTGAGGTAAGTGGCGGCGGTTTCAGCAGCGGCCGCCTGACCACCAAAGTAACGGAAGGTACGACGCCGTTCGCGGACTTTGGCGCGAAGCCCAAGACTGATGACACCCAGCGGGAAGAGGCGTTCGGATCGCGTGAAGCCGCCGGACTCGCACCTGCCGCCAGTGTGTTGACGCCCGAGCTGAAGGCGAAGCTGGAAAGCGTCGCAACAGCCACGCTTTCTTCCCAGCTCCGCAAGCGCGGACTGAACAACGTGAGCATCGACGGCCTGCAGGCCACGCGCCCGGACCGCAAGGTGGTTGGACTGGCTCGGACCCTGCGCTATGTGCCCAACCGCGAGGATCTGTTCAAGACCCACGGTGGGGGATTCAATGCACAGAAACGCGCGATCGACTCCGTGAATGAAGGCGAAATCCTCGTGATGGAGGCCCGCGGCGAGAAGGGCACCGGCACGGTTGGCGACATCCTCGCGCTGCGTGCCCAGGTCCGTGGAGCCGCTGCGATCATCACCGACGGCGGCGTCCGCGACTACTCCGCAGTGGCCGATCTCGAGATGCCAACGTACTTTGCGAATCCGCACCCGGCAGTCCTGGGCCGCCGGCACATTCCTTGGGATACGGACATCACCATCGCCTGCGGTGGTGCAACAGTTCAGCCGGGAGACATCATCGTTGCCGATTCGGACGGCATCCTGGTGATCCCGCCGGCCATCGCCGAGGAACTGGTGGATGACTGCATCCAGCAGGAAAGGGAAGAAGCGTTCATCTTCCAGATGGTCAAGGAAGGCAACAGTGTTGATGGTTTGTACCCCATGAACAAGGAGTGGCAGGCCAGGTTTACTGATTGGCAGAGCCGGCAAGGAGCCCAAAGTGACTGA
- a CDS encoding NAD(P)/FAD-dependent oxidoreductase, translating into MLNCLVIGSGVAGLSTALSLQKAGHSATVFEAHKGHSEGVGAFLTLAVNGFDALDTLGLKEEASQLGFSTPLMSMYLGSTGRHLIDFDFGGTLPDGTTARTMTRSELYALLHEESVRRGIRIEHGRRLTAVEELPDGVTAVFDDGTSARGDLLVGADGLRSAVRPLIDPASPAPRTIPLLNTGGIIPANTAALSLKDVDLGVPPGRMKMVFGKRCFYCYMPSPDGRIWWFANPLQRSSSDPSLLGQEELRDWLTGLVAGDRTPMAALIRATEDIIKPYSTFDFPSVPRWHRGRMVLVGDAAHASSPSSGQGASMAIEDAVILGRALRGATRDDTERGSLPARFAAYEAERRPRAETVVAWGRRNSEPKVRNQFTRVFQDLAMRAIFRGLARKAADNFDWLYGHHIDWDAVSTYDAETLR; encoded by the coding sequence ATGTTGAATTGCCTTGTCATCGGATCCGGCGTAGCCGGCCTTTCCACGGCCCTCTCACTCCAGAAAGCAGGCCACTCCGCCACCGTTTTTGAAGCGCACAAGGGGCATTCTGAGGGTGTCGGCGCCTTCCTTACCCTCGCCGTCAACGGTTTCGACGCCCTGGACACTCTGGGCCTCAAGGAGGAAGCTTCGCAACTGGGCTTCAGCACCCCGCTCATGTCCATGTATCTGGGCAGCACGGGTCGCCACCTGATCGATTTCGATTTCGGCGGCACCCTCCCGGATGGCACCACGGCCCGGACCATGACCCGCTCGGAGCTATACGCCCTCTTGCACGAGGAGTCAGTCCGCCGCGGGATCCGGATCGAGCACGGCAGGCGACTGACAGCGGTGGAGGAACTGCCCGACGGCGTCACGGCCGTTTTCGACGACGGTACCTCCGCGCGCGGCGACCTGCTGGTGGGGGCCGACGGGCTGCGCTCGGCGGTGCGGCCGCTGATCGACCCCGCCTCGCCCGCACCCCGCACCATCCCGCTGCTCAACACGGGCGGCATCATTCCTGCCAACACTGCCGCCTTGTCGCTCAAGGATGTGGATCTGGGCGTGCCTCCGGGGCGCATGAAGATGGTGTTCGGCAAGCGCTGCTTCTACTGTTACATGCCCAGCCCGGACGGCCGGATCTGGTGGTTCGCAAATCCTCTGCAGCGCTCCAGCTCCGATCCGTCATTGCTGGGCCAGGAAGAACTCAGGGATTGGCTGACCGGGCTGGTGGCCGGAGATCGGACACCGATGGCGGCCCTCATTCGCGCCACGGAAGACATCATCAAGCCCTATTCAACTTTCGATTTCCCCAGCGTTCCCCGCTGGCACCGCGGCAGGATGGTCCTGGTCGGCGATGCCGCTCACGCCTCCTCCCCGTCCTCGGGGCAGGGCGCGTCCATGGCAATCGAGGACGCAGTGATCCTTGGACGGGCCCTTCGGGGAGCCACAAGGGACGACACAGAACGGGGAAGCCTCCCTGCCAGGTTTGCGGCTTACGAAGCGGAGCGCCGGCCGCGTGCCGAGACGGTGGTGGCATGGGGCCGCCGGAATTCAGAACCCAAGGTCAGGAATCAGTTCACCCGGGTGTTTCAGGACCTGGCTATGCGCGCTATTTTCCGGGGACTGGCGCGGAAGGCGGCCGACAACTTCGATTGGCTCTACGGCCATCACATCGACTGGGATGCCGTCTCCACGTACGACGCCGAGACCCTGCGGTAA